Below is a genomic region from Candidatus Neomarinimicrobiota bacterium.
TTTTAGCAGAAAATTCAAAGTGTTCATCATCTAAGCTTAATATAGCTGTAAGTAAATCATATTGACGTTGAGTTAAAGCTTTACCATTCCAAAGTTCCAAGTAATTATCTTTCAGAGCAATTTTTCTTACCCATACCATTAACTTTTGATGAATATTTTCTAATGACCAGATCATACCATCCATCATAAAATCAATAAATGGAGTTAAATCCTGTTTTTTATCTCTAATAGTTGCATTGAAGATTATAAAATATTCATCCAAATTCCGATAGTAATAATTTGACAGCATCTCTGGGGCATACTTATACCCCGCGTTTCTCAACAATAAGGCTTCGATTAATCTTGCTGTCCGTCCATTCCCATCACCGAAAGGATGAATATTGCCCAAATGATAATGAGAAATTGCAGAACGATAAATAGGATCAATATTCATAAGTTCGTCGGAATTGAGCCATTCCACATACAAATTCATTAGAGTTTTAATATCTTTTGCTATCCTAGGGGGTTTATAAATTCCGCCATGTTCTTTATCTCCCACGATAACTCCAGATCTTCTATATTGACCAGGAATATTTCCTTCATTTTTTAGATCGGAAGTAATCAAATTATGAGCTGATAATATTAAATGTTCACTTATTGCTCGATTCCCAATTTTTACACCTAATTCTTTCATAATAACATATGCTAATTTAAGATTTAGAATTTGTTTTTCAGAATCTTTTAACAAAGATATTGTATCAGTTTTATCCAATACTTCACCTACTTCTTCTTCCGTAAGTGGATTACCCTCTATTGCAGCTGTGCTGTGTATAGATTTTCTGATGACCTCTTCCTCAAGAGCATCTGCAAATTTCTGCCCAATGGGAATTTGGTTTGCATTATATAGAGTTTTTACCCTTTGCAATTTCTCATACAGCTTCTCTTCATCAAAATAGCGACTGAACTTAAATCGAGCCTTATTAGATAGTATTACTGTTTTTATTTTATCGTTTTTTGCCATCTTCTTCTCATTTGGAACTAATATAAGACATTATATGCCATTTGTCAAGCATTATTGTCACTTTTATAGCACGCTATATGACATATATAACTTATTATTAATATACAGTTTATAAGAATATGTAACTCTGTTTATGGCAAGCGTTATGGCACACTATGTGGCACTGCGTATGGCATAAAATATGGTATATTATATGGCTTCAGAAATATCAGAATAATACACCTACTTGCCATCATTCAGAGGAGCGAAGCGACGAAGGAATCTCAATATTGTGATATCATAAGAGCGAGATTGCCACGTCGTCTATCGACTCCTCGCAATGACAGCTAGAAAAGATTAATTACCAGATTTAGGATCTGGCGCGTTAACTCTCTATTTCTTTTTCTTCCCTCTTTTCCCGTCCCACTCGGCGATGGTGACATTTTCTTCCATTTTGGGGAGCCGCCAGAGACCGGTTATCTCCGCTTTTAGTATATTCCCTTTTTCATCAATGTGATGAACCACCAAGTCGGAGACTTGCCGGACGCTCACTTTCCCTTTCGGTTTTGCTTCTAATTCCAATACGAGTTTACTCCCGTCAACAAAATATTTCAGACTGTTCACGCCGCCTCCTTTTTTGTTTTCCGTCCCTTTAAGAGCTTCCGAATTTGATTGAGCTGTTTATCAAGTGAATAGCGCTCAGCTATTTTCCTGTACGCCTCAGAATCATAATCCGATTTAGGCAGGATCATCTCAACCGCTTCCTCTGTGGTTCGGAAAAGAAATTCTTCGCCCCATAAATCTTCCGCTCCCGGTCGGTCAATGACGACCGGCTTGATTCCTTTCGCCATCGCTTCGCCGATTATGTATGAGAACGACTCGGAGATGCTGGGCGAGATGAGATAATCGATAGTATTCAACCAATTATTCATATCGTCTTGCCACGGCTCAAGCGTAACCCGATTTGCAATCCCGAAACGATTCATCAGGTGGATAAAATACTTTTTCTCCTTGATAGATTGCCATTCACCGGCGATTTTCAGAGTATAGTCTTCCGGCAGCAGATATAAAATTTGGAGCAGCATAGAGGGATTTTTGCCTTGTTTCAGATATCCTGCCGAGCCGAGCCGTTTCCCGTGGGAACGTTCTTTGTATTCCCATTTAAACAGGTCGATTCCGTTCGCTATAATGTGGTGATTCGATTTTTCCGCAGCAGGAAACTTTTCGAGGAAAGCGTTCTTTGTATGTTCCGCCACGAAAACTATATCGTCCACATTTTCCCAATTTACCTGTTCCGGCGCCGAACTTTCGTAAGCCTCATATCCGTGAACCCGGCAGATAATCCGCTGTTCCCAGCCGGTCATCCGGGTCGCCTCGGCAAGATTATTGTCGCACCAGTCGAACCAGAGCAGATCTCCCCACCACGCAAGCGACGGGT
It encodes:
- a CDS encoding Fic family protein — its product is MAKNDKIKTVILSNKARFKFSRYFDEEKLYEKLQRVKTLYNANQIPIGQKFADALEEEVIRKSIHSTAAIEGNPLTEEEVGEVLDKTDTISLLKDSEKQILNLKLAYVIMKELGVKIGNRAISEHLILSAHNLITSDLKNEGNIPGQYRRSGVIVGDKEHGGIYKPPRIAKDIKTLMNLYVEWLNSDELMNIDPIYRSAISHYHLGNIHPFGDGNGRTARLIEALLLRNAGYKYAPEMLSNYYYRNLDEYFIIFNATIRDKKQDLTPFIDFMMDGMIWSLENIHQKLMVWVRKIALKDNYLELWNGKALTQRQYDLLTAILSLDDEHFEFSAKSIVNNAPFEQLYRNVQGRAAGRDIAKLEEMKLIVKAESGLYKLYLGD